Genomic window (Oncorhynchus mykiss isolate Arlee chromosome 21, USDA_OmykA_1.1, whole genome shotgun sequence):
ccactgttctactgttcataggccagttaacccactgttcctagaccagttaacccactgttcctagaccagttaacccactgttcccctgaacaaggcagttaacccactgttcctagaccagttaacccactgttcctagaccagttaacccactgttcctagaccagttaacccactgttcctagaccagttaacccactgttcctaggccagttaacccactgttcctagaccagttaacccactgttcctaggccagttaacccactgttcctaggccagttaacccacagttcctaggccagttaacccactgttcctaggccagttaacccactgttcctagaccagttaacccactgttcctagaccagttaacccactgttcctaggccagttaacccactgttcctaggccagttaacccactgttcctagaccagttaacccactgttcctagaccagttaacccactgttcctagaccagttaacccgctgttcctagaccagttaacccactgttcctagaccagttaacccactgttcctagaccagttaacccaccgttcctagaccagttaacccactgttcctagaccagttaacccactgttcctagaccagttaacccactgttcctagaccagttaacccactgttcctagaccagttaacccactgttcctaggccagttaacccactgttcctagaccagttaacccactgttcctaggccagttaacccactattcctaggccagttaacccactgttcctagaccagttaacccacggttcctagaccagttaacccacggttcctaggccgtcattgaaaataagaatttgttcttaactgcctagttaaataaaaaataaaataaatgaagctggatgagagaatgccaagaatgtgcaaagctgtcatcaaggcaaaagggtggctacttggaagaatctcaaatataaaatatatttggatttgtttaacacttttttggttactacatgattccatacaatTGAATGAGTAGTTTtcctaaaacgtttgaccggtagtgtatgtctatatacagtgttataaaatcactgtggtatttcacccagtagatatgggagtttatcaaaattggatttgttttcaaattttttgtgggtctgtgtaatctgagggaaatatgtgtctctaatatggtcatacattgggcaggaggttaggaagtgcagctcagtttccacctcattttgtgggcagtgtgcacatagcctgtcttctcttgagagccaggtctgcctacagctgcctttctcaatagcaaggctatgctaactgagtctgtacatagtcatgcttactctgtctctctctctctctctctctgtctccagtttGCCATGTATTGTCTGGTGCTGCTGTATAAAGCCTTGAAGGATGAACTGAGTCAGATTAGACCCGTTGGGAAGTTCCTCTGTGTTAAAATGGTCGTCTTCGTCTCGTTCTGGTAAGAGAGGCAGGGATGTGTTTTTTTAGTGAATCAAGAATGTCTAGTAGAACACATGGCCTGGCTTTTTCTGACTGTTGCTTAGCGTTGTGTGAGTTGCCTAGTTACCACAAACAAAAGGAGGAAGTCAACaattcccctcgctctctctttcccacccctctccctcgctctctctttctcacccctctccctcgctctctctttcccacccctctccctcactctctctttctcacccctctccctcactctctctttctcacccctctccctcactctctctttctcacccctctccctcactctctctttctcacccctctccctcactctctatttcccacccctctccctcgctctctctttcccacccctctccctcgctctctctttcccacccctctccctcgctctctctttctcacccctctccctcgctctctctttcccacccctctccctcactctctctttctcacccctctccctcactctctctttctcacccctctccctcactctctctttctcacccctctccctcgctctctctttcccacccctctccctcgctctctctttcccacccctctccctcgctctctctttctcacccctctccctcgctctctctttcccacccctctccctcactctctctttctcacccctctccctcactctctctttctcacccctctccctcactctctctttcccacccctctccctcgctctctctttcccacccctctccctcactctctctttcccacccctctccctcactctctctttcccacccctctccctcgctctctctttcccacccctctccctcgctctctctttcccacccctctccctcgctctctctttcccacccctctccctcactctctatttcccacccctctccctcgctctctctttctcacccctctccctcactctctctttcccacacctctccctcactctctctttcccacccctctccctcactctctctttctcacccctctccctcgctctctctttcccacccctctccctcactctctatttcccacccctctccctcactctctctttctcacccctctccctcgctctctctttcccacccctctccctcgctctctctttctcacccctctccctcgctctctctttcccacccctctccctcactctctctttcccacccctctccctcgctctctctttctcacccctctccctcgctctctctttcccacccctctccctcactctctctttcccacccctctccctcactctctctttcccacccctctccctcgctctctctttctcacccctctccctcgctctctctttcccacccctctccctcactctctatttcccacccctctccctcacgctctctttcccacccctctccctcacgctctctttcccacccctctccctcactctctctttcccacccctctccctcacgctctctttcccacccctctccctcacgccctctttcccacccctctccctcactctctcttccccaccctctccctctttccatctctccactctctgtctctttctctccctccctcactctctctttcactctctctttctctcccctccatctctatttctctcccatccctccaggCAGGCAGTGTTGATAGCTATACTGGTGAAAGTCGGAGTGATCTCTGATAAACACACCTGGGACTGGGACAGTGTTGAGGCTGTAGCCACcggactacaggtacacacacacacctaaccctCCCACACCCCAACAATACATCTGTGTAGAGATGTTTCTAGCAGCTATAGCCCACCACTACAGCTATgaacccaactctctctctccctctccctccctactcaaGGACTTTATCATCTGTGTAGAGATGTTTCTAGCAGCTATAGCCCACCACTACAGCTATaaacccacctctctctcgccctctccacTCAAGGACTTTATCATCTGTGTAGAGATGTTTCTAGCAGCTATAGCCCACCACTACAGCTTTACCTATAAACCTTACATACTGGAGGCAGAGGAGGGAAGCTGTTTTGACTCCTTCATGGCCATGTGGGACGTGTCTGACATCAGAGCAGACATCTCAGAGCAGGTCCAACACGTAGGTGAGTAGGGCGGGGTCACAGGATGCTTAACTATGTTCAATATTAGCTCAATGTTACCCAACAGCAATGGATAGACGCTAACTAAACATTAGCTCAATGTTACCCAACAGCAATGGATAGATGCTAACTAAACGTTAGCTCAATGTTACCCAACAACAATGGATAGATGCTAACAAAACATTAGCTCAATGTTACCCAACAACAATGGATAGATGCTAACAAAACATTAGCTCAATGTTACCCAACAACAATGGATATATGCTAACTAAACGTTAGCGCCATGTTACCCAATGGATAGATGCTAACTAAACATTAGCTCAATGTTACCCAATGGATAGATGCTAACTAAACATTAGCTCAATGTTACCCAACAGCAATGGATAGATGCTAACTAAACGTTAGCTCAATGTTACCCAACAACAATGGATAGATGCTAACAAAACATTAGCTCAATGTTACCCAACAACAATGGATAGATGCTAACAAAACATTAGCTCAATGTTACCCAACAACAATGGTTAGATGCTAACTAAACATTAGCTCAATGTTACCCAACAACAATGGATATATGCTAACTAAACGTTAGCGCCATGTTACCCAATGGATAGATGCTAACTAAACATTAGCTCAATGTTACCCAATGGATAGATGCTAACTAAACATTAGCTCAATGTTACCCAACAGCAATGGATAGATGCTAACTAAACGTTAGCTCAATGTTACCCAACAACAATGGATAGATGCTAACAAAACATTAGCTCAATGTTACCCAACAACAATGGATAGATGCTAACTAAACATTAGCTCAATGTTACCCAACAACAATGGATATATGCTAACTAAACATTAGCGCCATGTTACCCAATGGATAGATGCTAACTAAACATTAGCTCAATGTTACCCAATGGATAGATGCTAACTAAACATTAGCTCAATGTTACCCAATGGcaatggatattgttagggttgcgtcaattcgaatctggtatcaggataaatatgacaatgagtcaccgaATTGTATGCTATGTATTTATtaattagctaagcaataagtggtaaatgcaatttccgtatatacgggctctctgtcacacctcgcagggcaaaacagagaactgacttgttcctgacaaagttATTATAATATACTCTTGAcagaagtagttcctgcttccgagccggcctatcagagtagagactgggcgtggtttaaactcactcagcctatcgttgattgttggcgcccgagctggtcccagccccctaagcgcttcagcggtcagtcgttgtagtTGTGTAGAATTATCAGAcagttatcaggcacctggctcctgttatctaacaaaagaccgtTTGTTCTCGCAACAGTACGTTTTGAATGTGCCCaccccccaactcattgcacagtttctgtcttcatgttattctgtatttttccatcatgagaaaggcccatggccctgaaactgttaacaatgtctcaagtcagctatgttgcataacacatacatccacacaagccaacagcagataatattcaatcacatatatggtaacgggctatagtgcataacacagaatcctcataaTTTGCTAACTAAACATTAGCTCAATGTTACCCAACAGCAATGGATAGACGCTAACTAAACATTAGCTCAATGTTACCCAACAACAATGGATAGACGCTAACTAAACATTAGCTCAATGTTACCCAATGGCAATGGATATGCTAACTAAACATTAGCTCAATGTTACCCAACAACAATGGATAGACGCTAACTAAACATTAGCTCAATGTTACCCAACAACAATGGATAGATGCTAACTAAACATTAGCTCAATGTTACACAATGGCAATGGATATGCTAACTAAATGTTAGCCAACAGCAATGGATATATGCTAACTAAATAGTAGCTCAATGTTACCCAACAACAATAGATATGCTAACTAAATGTTAGCTCAATGTTACTCCAATGTCAAATGAATGTTGCTGTCAAGGTTGATCTGTACTTCAACAACACCTGTCTGGGTTGACCTGTGTGtactctctttgtgtgtgtattctgtgtgtgtgcgtgtgtactctgtgtatgtgtactctctttgtgtgtgtgtgtgtgtgtgtgtgtgtgtgtgtagctaccACTAACCTGGTCCTGTCCCTGCGTAGTAacaccacccctcccccctcaggTCGGACGGTCCTGGGCAGACCCAATAAGATGTACTTTGGCTCCACCAGCCGTcctgaacacactgaacacacaggtCTGTCTGCCCGTCCTGAAcacacaggtctgtctgtctgtcctgaacACACAGGTCTGTCTGGCTGTCCTGAACACACAGGTCTGTCTGGCCGTCCTGAACACACAGGTCTGTCTGGCCGTCCTGAACACACAGGTCTGTCTGGCCGTTCTGAACATACTGAACACACAGGTCTGTCTGGCCGTCCTGAACACACAGGTCTGTCTGGCCGTCCTGAACACACAGGTCTGTCTGGCCATCCTGAACACACAGGTCTGTCTGGCCGTCCTGAACACACAGGTCTGTCTGGCCGTCCTGAACACACAGGTCTGTCTGGTGGTCCTGAACACACAGGTCTGTCTGGCCGTCCTGAACACACAGGTCTGTCTGGCCGTCCTGAACACACAGGTCTGTCTGGCCATCCTGAACACACAGGTCTGTCTGGCCGTCCTGAACACACAGGTCTGTCTGGCCGTCCTGAACACACAGGTCTGTCTGGTGGTcctgaacacactgaacacacaggtCTGTCTGGCCATCCTGAACACACAGGTCTGTCTGGCCATCCTGAACACACAGGTCTGTCTGGCCGTACTGAACACACTGAGCACACAGGTCTGTCTGGCCATCCTGAACGCACAGGTCTGTCTGGCCGTcctgaacacactgaacacactgagcACACAGGTCTGTCTGGCCATCCTGAACACACAGGTCTGTCTGGCCGTcctgaacacactgaacacacaggtCTCTCTGGCCGTcctgaacacactgaacacacaggtCTCTCTGGCCGTCCTGAACACACAGGTCTGTCTGGCCGTcctgaacacactgaacacacaggtCTGTCTGGCCATCCTGAACGCACAGGTCTGTCTGGCCGTCCTGAACACACTGAGCACACAGGTCTGTCTGGCCGTTCTGAACATACTAAACACACAAGTCTGTCTGGCCATCCTGGACACACAAGTCTGCCGGGTGGTCCTGAACACACAGGTCTGTCTGGCCGTcctgaacacactgaacacacaggtCTGGCTGGCCGTCCTGAACACACTGAGCACACAAGGTCTGTCTGGCCGTTCTGAACATACTGAACACACAGGTCTGTCTGGCCATCCTGAACACACAGGTCTGTCTGGCCGTCCTGAACACACAGGTCTGTCTGGCCGTCCTGAACACACAGGTCTGTCTGGCTGTCCTGAACACACAGGTCTGTCTGGCCGTcctgaacacactgaacacatagGTCTCTCTGGCCGTcctgaacacactgaacacacaggtCTGTCTGGCCATCCTGAACACACAGGTCTGTCTGGCCATCCTGAACACACAGGTCTGTCTGGCCGTACTGAACACACTGAGCACACAAGTCTGTCTGGCCATCCTGGACACACAGGTCTGTCGGGTGGTCCTGAACACACAGGTCTGTCTGGCCGTCctgaacacacaggtctttctggCCGTCCTGAACACACTGGTACATTATTAATACATTATAATTATTTCTTCATTTGATTTTAACGTTTAAAACATTTTATGCACTTTGAGATTATCTTGTaatgaaattattattattattattaggtcTCCTGTCGGCTGCGTCCCAGGGAGGGTCAGAGCAAGACATCGTCGTCGCGGAAACCGTCTCCGTCCCCGCCTCCCCTCTGTCGGGTCACTACCAGGGGCTAGGCCACACCCCAAAGCCACACTCTTACTCCGCCCCCTCC
Coding sequences:
- the LOC110500820 gene encoding uncharacterized protein LOC110500820 isoform X1, which gives rise to MPCTCGNWRRWIRPLVVCLYVALLLVVLPLCVWELQKSEVGTHSKAWFIAGVFVFMTIPISLWGILQHLVHYTQPELQKPIIRILWMVPIYSVDSWIALRYPRIAIYVDTCRECYEAYVIYNFLIFLLNYLSNQYPSLVLMLEVQEQQKHLPPLCCCPPWAMGEVLLFRCKLGVLQYTVVRPVTTVIALVCQLCGVYDEGNFSNRNAWTYLVIVNNISQLFAMYCLVLLYKALKDELSQIRPVGKFLCVKMVVFVSFWQAVLIAILVKVGVISDKHTWDWDSVEAVATGLQDFIICVEMFLAAIAHHYSFTYKPYILEAEEGSCFDSFMAMWDVSDIRADISEQVQHVGRTVLGRPNKMYFGSTSRPEHTEHTGLSGCPEHTGLSGRPEHTGLSGRPEHTGLSGRSEHTEHTGLSGRPEHTGLSGRPEHTGLSGHPEHTGLSGRPEHTGLSGRPEHTGLSGGPEHTGLSGRPEHTGLSGRPEHTGLSGHPEHTGLSGRPEHTGLSGRPEHTGLSGGPEHTEHTGLSGHPEHTGLSGHPEHTGLSGHPEHTGLSGRPEHTEHTGLSGRPEHTEHTGLSGRPEHTGLSGRPEHTEHTGLSGHPERTGLSGRPEHTEHTGLSGRSEHTKHTSLSGHPGHTSLPGGPEHTGLSGHPEHTGLSGRPEHTGLSGRPEHTGLSGCPEHTGLLSAASQGGSEQDIVVAETVSVPASPLSGHYQGLGHTPKPHSYSAPSGFISSDWDEDSEEKQSETGAGVSHPGAIAGDTPTADISARCDFIRDISDGDAPSDISADVTRDIVGDITGHALIDIGADVVGDITGHALIDISGEVPGEMSGDITSNITFCT